CTGCCGGCGCGTCCGCACGGCCCCGGTCGCcaccgggggggggtgggtcAGTGCTTCGTGCCTGTGCTGCCCCCGAGGCTCCCCGCAGCTGCCGGGACGCcgtggggcggggggctgccctcGCACAGGCCCTGCGCCGCCGGCACAGGGACTGAGCACGGGGTCGCTCCGCACGGCTGGGGACGCGCGGCTTCTCCTCCACCGGGGTTTGCGGCAGACAGCGCTGCGCGGGGGGGAAGGGCCCCGCAGGCGCAAGACCCCGCAGCGGGCCCAGCGGCGCGCACGGCTGGGCGCCCCCCCGCCGGTTCCCCCACCCCGGCTGTTCCGCCCCCTGCCGGttccccggcccggcgcggcgcggccgtgCCCCGCCCCCTCACCGAGCTCcaggggcggggccgggccgtcGGCAGCCAATGGGGAGGCGGAGGCGGAGGCGCGGCGAACGGGTTTAAATCGGCTTGATGCCTCGCTTGATGTAGATGTGGCAGATGACACTgagccatgcttctgcagcagctatGTGAAGGACATCTGCATGTATCTAAGAGACCTTGAGGCTGGTTAGTAGGAGCAGGTTAGAACTGCAAAGGGCGTCTTGCTGACACAGTGGACCTGATGTCATAGGTGTGTCTTGGATCTGGTATTCACTTTCACCAGTGGGTTTTCCTGAGGCACTAATAAGTGATCCCTCAAATTAAAATACAAGATTAAACTGAACTGCTAACAAACATGCTGGTTGTTAGACCAGTCATCTAGCAGTATTAGTGCCATGCCTTCTTTAGCCCATCTCTAGTAAACAAAGAAACCTTGTGGCCTACACCTTtgggctgtgcctgccctgaACTCCTTGATAGGCCTTAAGATGCAAGCAAGGCTAAGCATTGCAAATGGTTCAGCTAAGTGACTAGATCTATTAACGCTATTCCTTCCACACAGGTTTCCATCAGTCCCAGTTACCTGACTGGTCAAGGAATCAGTTGGAACATGCGTGCTGTACTAGTAGACTGGCTTGTGCAAGTACAGCTAAAATTGAAGCTCCAGCAGGAGACCTTGTACATGGCAGCTGGTATCACTGACTGCTTCCTGCAGGTGAGCGTCTCTTGCCAGTGTCAGGCAATGCTTTTCCCTAAACTAAAGCCCAGCAAGCACTCGTCAGCAACACCATACTTGGACAGACATGGTACCTATAACAAAATACAGCTGACCCACAAAGTACATTTGGTGTTGAATTGTATGCACCACATACCCTTCTCAGCTATGAGTAGTGACTTGATACATAAAAACTGCTCACTGCTCTCCCTAATGTATTCTCAAAGCCTTTCTAATACCTCTGCAGATGCCAACAGAGGCAACAGATGTGTAATTATTTTGAATATGCCAGTATGAGCATCTTGCCGTAGAATAAACCTTACATTGACTACACTGAAAAGCTGTGTTCTGATCCAAGTCATTCATGTAAATCTCTCCTGCTTCTTACTACAGGACAATATTGTTTCCACAAAGATATTGCAGCTGGTTGGTGTCACAGCTCTTTCATTGCCAGCAAATACAAAGAGTTGTTCCCCCCACACATTGGAGATTTTGCATATGTAACTGATTAACAGTTACACAAAGATCCAAATCTCTCAGATGGAGATGACAATCCTGCAAGCCCTGGACTTTGGTCTGGGTCGCTCTCTCCCTCCGCACTTCCTAAGGAGGGCTTCAAAGATTGCAGAGGTAGTGCTAAGAACCAGCTTTACTGTAGGCAGTATTTGGAAAATAGAATACTCTATTGTGACAGCTCATTAAAATGGCTCAAAGCTTTTGAGCACTGCAGCAGTTTAGCAACTGAGCCTGGTTGAGACCTGTCTCCCATGTAGAAATAGGCCTTGTTGCTCTGTTTTCAGTCACATGAGCCCAACCCACCCAAATCTAGAGTTAAAATGTCTGCCTGGTACTGCAGGTAACTGCTAGACTGCCATTGAAAACAGTGGTCCTAGATGATGAGCAGCATAAATACAGCTCAGAACTGCTGTGTGATTAAGCCACTTTAATTTTAAGTCTATAGCTCTAAACATATTCATTTGGGAAGTATTCCTGCCAAAAAGGCTTGACAGGATGTTCTTGCCTTTGAGATAACCAATACTCAATTCTTACTTAATGCAGGTGAACTTGGAACAACATATTCTGGCCAAGTACCTGATGGAGCTCTCCATTGTGGACTATGAAATGGTTAGTTTCCCTCAATCTGAGGCTGCCATAGCTGCTTACTGTTTAGTTCAGAAATCCTTCAGTGGATGCCAATGGGTAAGTCATGCTTGTGAGACCACCTTCTAGTTTAGGACTTGGTGCAGCTGTGCACCAGCTAAGAAGGCCACTCTGGGCCAAGTCCATGCCTCCTGCTTCCTTCGTGGTATCTCAGCATGTTCTTGTCTCCCCATGGCCCTTTGCAAGGGGGCAGCAGTAGGGCGGTAACTGTTAACCCTCCCCTGTGGGACAGGAGACCACAACTGCCCAAGCCcaacagaagacaaagaagCCGGTGTACTCAGATTGTTCTAGCAAGCTTGTCtaatgacttctttttctttcagacatcAGCTCTGCAGTACCACATGTCTTATAATGAGGAAGACCTTCTCGCAGTTGGGCAATGCACAGCAAGGAATGTAATGCTTATGAATGTGGGCCTTACCAAGCAGATGGTAAGAATCTCACAGTTCAGGTGGGGACTATGTGTGGTTAAGTGCTGATACATGGCACTCTG
The window above is part of the Falco cherrug isolate bFalChe1 chromosome Z, bFalChe1.pri, whole genome shotgun sequence genome. Proteins encoded here:
- the CCNB1 gene encoding G2/mitotic-specific cyclin-B1; the encoded protein is MRAVLVDWLVQVQLKLKLQQETLYMAAGITDCFLQVNLEQHILAKYLMELSIVDYEMTSALQYHMSYNEEDLLAVGQCTARNVMLMNVGLTKQMAIKNKYASCINYKMSTVGQLDSSIIPNLDQPLI